The following are from one region of the Salvia hispanica cultivar TCC Black 2014 unplaced genomic scaffold, UniMelb_Shisp_WGS_1.0 HiC_scaffold_337, whole genome shotgun sequence genome:
- the LOC125198964 gene encoding phosphatidylinositol 4-kinase gamma 1-like: MAAAVNQVHGFKPLAFPPRCHPHLDCKMIELSQSKFNFSCIHRSSSTPCLSHNSSNAEDDFSASPRIEIIVGHALPQVNALVVEVAMAMSTGVELERAPSGLGGAYFLHARNGRTIAVAKPVDEEPLAINNPKGFGGRMLGQPGMKSSIRIGETGARESAAYLLDHGGFSGVPPTALVKLSHFNFGLLKSGSDSGSNPSYKIASLQRFVNHDSDAGDLGPSSFSVTCVHRIGILDIRLMNLDRHAGNLLVRQENESYGLGKAELVPIDHGFCLPECLDNPYYEWQHWPQASLPFSEAEADYISSLDPFKDAELLRTHIPSIRESSVRVLILCTIFLKQAVAYGLCLVDIGEMMTRELLGGKEHCSSLENLCVAAKASLNMGLIDEDHHIAEADEVLIPRTFKNRHKAGGLMRSLSSPAPYNSNSQSISFADMGNEEWHSFLEAFQHLLPEAFEEKTSMCLAKHRLRTSCAF, from the exons ATGGCTGCAGCTGTTAATCAAGTTCATGGATTCAAACCGTTAGCCTTCCCTCCGCGATGCCATCCTCACCTTGACTGCAAAATGATCGAGTTGAGTCAATCCAAGTTCAACTTCTCTTGCATCCACAGGAGCTCCTCCACGCCATGCCTCTCCCACAATTCCTCCAATGCAGAGGATGACTTCTCAGCGAGCCCAAGGATTGAGATCATTGTGGGGCACGCCCTGCCCCAAGTGAATGCCCTCGTTGTGGAGGTTGCCATGGCAATGTCCACTGGTGTTGAACTAGAGAGGGCTCCGAGTGGCCTTGGTGGTGCCTACTTCTTACATGCTCGGAATGGTCGCACTATAGCTGTTGCGAAGCCGGTTGATGAGGAGCCTCTAGCGATCAACAATCCGAAAGGCTTTGGTGGACGGATGTTAGGGCAACCGGGGATGAAAAGCTCTATCAGGATTGGTGAGACCGGTGCTCGTGAATCCGCTGCTTATCTCCTTGACCATGGTGGTTTCTCCGGTGTCCCTCCAACTGCATTAGTTAAACTCTCGCATTTCAACTTCGGTCTACTCAAGTCTGGCTCAGATTCAGGTTCAAACCCGAGTTACAAGATTGCATCCCTCCAGCGCTTCGTCAATCATGACTCTGACGCTGGAGATTTGGGCCCTTCGAGCTTCTCAGTCACCTGTGTTCATCGCATTGGCATTCTAGACATAAGGCTGATGAATCTCGACAGGCACGCCGGGAACCTTCTCGTGAGGCAAGAAAACGAGAGTTACGGCCTAGGAAAAGCTGAGCTCGTCCCCATAGATCATGGCTTCTGCTTGCCTGAGTGCCTTGACAATCCTTATTACGAGTGGCAGCACTGGCCTCAGGCTTCCCTGCCTTTCTCGGAGGCTGAAGCTGATTACATCTCCAGCCTCGACCCCTTTAAGGACGCCGAGCTGCTAAGGACTCACATCCCATCAATCAGGGAGTCCTCCGTTCGTGTTCTTATCCTCTGCACGATATTCTTGAAACAAGCAGTGGCCTACGGTTTATGCCTTGTCGACATAGGTGAGATGATGACCCGAGAATTGCTTGGTGGGAAAGAGCATTGCAGCTCTTTGGAGAACTTATGTGTTGCTGCTAAGGCTAGCTTGAACATGGGACTCATCGATGAGGATCATCACATTGCAGAAGCTGATGAAGTGCTCATTCCTCGTACTTTCAAGAACCGCCACAAAGCAG GTGGATTGATGAGGAGTCTGAGCTCCCCTGCACCATACAACTCTAACAGCCAAAGCATTTCCTTTGCGGACATGGGCAACGAGGAATGGCATTCATTCCTGGAGGCATTCCAACACCTCCTGCCCGAGGCCTTCGAGGAGAAAACATCCATGTGCTTGGCCAAACACAGGTTAAGAACTTCTTGTGCCTTCTAA